From one Pirellulales bacterium genomic stretch:
- a CDS encoding AAA family ATPase — MEPTSLAESGLTETEVESLILKFLLNRGESTGRSIAVQVKLPFKMIETLLRQMKTDQLVVYKAAAEVNDYLYQITETGRERARRHYEHCTYFGAAPVTLSDYIASVSAQTITNQHPTVDDLRRAFADLLLNQSMLNRLGPAINSGRGLFLYGAPGNGKTSIAERVTKSFGQTIWVPRALGVDGEIIRLFDPSNHEAVPLESTDGLLDNRRIDKRWIRIRRPTIVVGGELQMENLEISMNTTTRISEAPLQLKSNCGTLVIDDFGRQRIRTDELLNRWIVPLEKRYDFLNLANGKKIQVPFDQLIIFSTNLEPKDLVDDAFLRRIPYKIDVPDPSEEEFRELFRIMSPKLGFVHREDAVDYLIEKHYKSVRRPFRCCQPRDLLLQVKNFCYYQGQSAEMTRENFDFAVANYFAVM; from the coding sequence ATCGAACCGACCTCGCTCGCCGAGTCGGGGCTCACCGAGACCGAAGTCGAATCGCTGATCTTGAAGTTCCTGTTGAACCGCGGCGAAAGCACGGGACGTTCGATCGCCGTGCAGGTCAAGCTTCCCTTCAAGATGATCGAGACGCTCCTGCGGCAGATGAAGACCGACCAACTGGTCGTTTACAAGGCCGCCGCCGAGGTGAACGACTACCTTTACCAGATCACCGAGACCGGCCGCGAGCGGGCCCGGCGCCACTACGAGCACTGTACCTACTTCGGCGCCGCCCCCGTGACGTTGAGCGACTACATCGCCAGCGTTTCGGCCCAGACGATCACGAATCAGCATCCCACGGTCGATGACCTGCGCCGCGCCTTTGCCGACTTGCTCTTGAACCAGAGCATGCTCAATCGTCTGGGCCCGGCCATCAACTCGGGCCGCGGCTTATTCTTGTACGGCGCGCCGGGCAACGGCAAGACGAGCATCGCCGAGCGCGTGACGAAGTCGTTCGGACAGACGATCTGGGTTCCGCGCGCCCTGGGGGTCGACGGCGAGATCATTCGCCTCTTCGATCCCAGCAATCACGAGGCCGTTCCGCTCGAATCGACCGACGGTCTGCTCGACAATCGCCGCATCGATAAACGTTGGATTCGCATTCGCCGTCCGACGATCGTCGTCGGCGGTGAGTTGCAGATGGAGAATCTCGAGATCTCCATGAACACGACGACTCGCATCAGCGAGGCGCCACTGCAGCTCAAGAGCAACTGCGGCACCCTGGTAATCGACGACTTCGGCCGCCAGCGCATCCGTACCGACGAGCTGTTGAATCGCTGGATCGTGCCGCTCGAGAAACGCTACGACTTCCTGAATCTGGCCAACGGCAAGAAGATTCAGGTCCCCTTCGATCAATTGATCATCTTCTCGACGAACCTGGAGCCGAAGGATCTCGTCGACGACGCGTTCTTGAGGCGTATTCCGTACAAGATCGACGTCCCCGATCCCAGCGAAGAGGAGTTCCGCGAGCTGTTCCGCATCATGTCTCCCAAGCTGGGTTTCGTGCATCGCGAGGACGCCGTCGACTACTTGATCGAGAAGCACTACAAGTCCGTGCGGCGGCCGTTCCGCTGTTGCCAGCCCCGCGACTTGCTCTTGCAGGTGAAGAATTTCTGCTACTACCAGGGGCAATCGGCCGAGATGACCCGCGAGAATTTCGACTTCGCCGTGGCGAATTATTTTGCGGTCATGTAA